The Amycolatopsis methanolica 239 nucleotide sequence CTGGTCGGTCCGGCGCCCGCGATCCCCGTGCGGACGCCGGACCACGACGCCCTCAGGGGCGCCCGGCGCGCGGCACCTCCACGCGGAAGGCGAGCAGGCTCGCTTCCCGCGCGTCCTTGCGGGCGTGCTCGTTGAAGTCCGGCGCCGCGCACGCGAACAGGGTGCGGCCGTCGGCGCCGCCCAGCATGCAGGCGAACACCCCGGTGCCGGGCCGGATCTCGTCGGCGATCTCGCCGCCCTCGCGGACGCGCAGCAGCCTGCCGCCGACGCCATCGGCCACCCACAGGGCGCCGTCCGCGTCCAGGCAGCAGCCGTCCGGCGCGACGGCGATCTGTGGAAGCGCTTTCTCGAACTCGCGCTCGGTGAGCGGTTCGCCGAACTTCGCCCACACCCGGCGGTTGGTCAGTGACCCGTCGGCAGCGATGTCGAAGGCGGTCACCCGGTTGCCGAAGGTCTCGTCGACCAGCAGCACCCCGTCGTCGGTGATAACGCTGCCGTTGGGGAACCACAGGTCCTCGGCGACGACGGTGACGCTGCCGTCGGGGTCGACGCGCAGCAGGTTCGCCGGCGCGACCGGGGCGCCGTTCATCAGGTCGAACCCGAAGTTGCCGACGTAAGCCCGTCCCTGGGCGTCGACGACCATGTCGTTGGGGTGCCCGGTCACGTGGGCCGACAGGTCGGCATGGGTGACCAGGGTGCCGTCGGGCTCGCGGCGGAGCAGGCGGGCGTCACGCATCGAGACGACCAGCAGGCGCCCATCGGGCAGCCAGCCGAGCCCGGAGGGCTGACCGGGCACCTCGGCCTCGACCCGCAGATCGCTGCCGTCCTCGAGGCTGGACTGCACGAGGTGGGTGTAGAAGTCGGCGAACCAGATGCGGTCCTCGTGCCAGCGCGGGCATTCGAGGTAGGAGAACCCGGTCAGAACTGAGTTGTGCACGGGGGGTAGTCAGTCACGCCGCGGGCACGGTGTCAAGTCACGCGTCGCGCACCAGCCGCAGGTGGCGCTGTTCGGCGGGTTCCGCCGGCTCGGCCGTGGTTCCGCCGGTGAGGTCGGCAAGCATCTGCGTGGTCTGCCGTCGCCGGCTGCGGCGCACGTAGATCAGTGTGGTGGCAACGCTTTCGTGCCCAGCGAGGTCGGCCAGGTCCTCGACCGAGACGCCCTGCTCGTAGCCGAGGGTCAGGACGGTGTGCCGCAGCGAGTGCGGGACGACGTCGTCGGGCTGGTCCAGACCTGCGCCGCGCGCGGTCTCGCGCAGAAGGTTGCCGAGGTCGCGGGAGGTCAGTGGTGTGCCAGTGCGGGTGGCGAACAGCCAGCCGGACAGCTCGGCGACCGCTTTGCCTTCGCGGGCGGCGCGGGCGGCCAGATAGTCGCCGAGGGCGGCGTCGGCGCGGCCGAGGATGTCGGCGGTCTTGCGGTGCCCGCCCTTGTTGACGTAGCGCAGGATCCGGTGGCCGTGGTCGACGCCGAGGTCGCCGTCCGGGCCGCAGCGGGCGTGCAGGATCGCGCCGGACCGC carries:
- a CDS encoding SMP-30/gluconolactonase/LRE family protein encodes the protein MHNSVLTGFSYLECPRWHEDRIWFADFYTHLVQSSLEDGSDLRVEAEVPGQPSGLGWLPDGRLLVVSMRDARLLRREPDGTLVTHADLSAHVTGHPNDMVVDAQGRAYVGNFGFDLMNGAPVAPANLLRVDPDGSVTVVAEDLWFPNGSVITDDGVLLVDETFGNRVTAFDIAADGSLTNRRVWAKFGEPLTEREFEKALPQIAVAPDGCCLDADGALWVADGVGGRLLRVREGGEIADEIRPGTGVFACMLGGADGRTLFACAAPDFNEHARKDAREASLLAFRVEVPRAGRP